TCATCCAGACTGACGCGGTCTCCCTGCTGATTCTCGGCTGTACTCGAGTCCTGTGTTTCTATCTAAAAGAAGACAACATACTGCCTTTAAGACCCTGAGGGATTCAGGCAAATCACAGATGTCTTACAGATGACTTACAAAGAATAAGCGCAGGAAAACAAACTTTCAGCATTTTACTATCTCAGACATATCTAATTAATTAGAGACTATCTCGAGACCTCATTACCCAGAAATATCCGTCTGGAAAATTCCTTATCATCTCATTAACAAGAACATCTTTCATTATCTGAAAACATCTCATCCCCTAGACAATATCTCATCTAAAAATATCTCGTTTTCTAATTATCTACAAAATATCTCATTCTCGAAAAATTCTCTCATTTTGAGTTATCTATAACACACCTCATTATCTAGAAAGACCTGGTCCTTTCTAGAAAACTTCTCACGAGCTTACCGCTTGTCCGCTGTTGGTTGCACAGGTTCCTCTCACATTCACCCTCGTTTTTTTAATCTCATAATTTATCTCATGACTCCGAGCtaatacttttaaataaacttaCATTCATCAGGATTCATCATCATTCTACATTCACAGTTGGAAAGACAACGAGACTTTAACGTTTGAAACCAGACTCCATAACAGATAAAGATCTCGAGGAGGAGAACCCGCTCCTGGATTTACCTGCTCTCTTGAAGATAAGTCTGAGTACAGATccatttcctcctcctcctcctcctcctccgccgCCGCGGTGTGAGGGCGATCACTCTCCAGCAACGACAGTATCTTCTTAGCCTCTTCTATACGAGCTGAGGACGTGCGTGACGTTAACCCAGTTAGTACTCTTTATCTCTTTAGAACCGCGTGAGAACAGAACCGATGGGGAAATAATAAAAACGGGAACCTGAGGTGTCTTTATCAGTCGCCGCGAGCTCGCTAGCCTCCAGATCCGTTAAACACTGAGCCGACGAGGTCCTCACAAAGTTCTGACTCATTTTCCACGCCAACGCAAAGATGTCctgcaagaagaagaagaagaagaagaaatctaaACCATGTGATCCACACGACTcctaatttaaatgaaaatagttTTATTGTAGAATTTCGGTTCTGTAAGCTGTACGCTCGCGAAAGACCAAACCTGATGATAAGCAGAAGACTTTTACACACGGCACGACTCGGACAGTCCTAACGCTAACTCTGATTTTAAAGAGCTAGATATTTTCAGAATTCATCATAACCTATTATAACCTTCAAAATAAAAGGGACAGGCGTCACGAGCTGTATATAatgctgtatatatttatataaaatatagaattCATTTCTGCcaggattctttttttaaaatcgtatttatttcattttcgtAGAAATCCTTtatgtttctttcatttctttcatgaTGGATCATGAAAATTTCACTGAAATGTTATCGATGCCGATTTTAAAGAGctatgttataattttatttcataaataaaagtAAGACTTTAATAGAGAAacaatttaataatgaaatgatCCACATGCAGCAAACAACTTATAATCCTATAAGCACaatttaataattcatttatttttcattaagtTAAATAATTGAACATTACCTGCAGACATCGTTTTattccattacacacacacacacacacacacacacacacacatatttaagtGAATGCAACAACTTGTCGGATCGTACGCTCTTTATGGTTACCTGGTCCTCCAGCGGCTCCCAGTGCACCCTCTCCAGATTGATGTAGACCTGGAACTTGGCGGTCATCTCTCCCAGGATGCTCATCCCCTCAGGGTCGTGCAGCAGGAAGCGCGCGATGCCGGGCTGATTGACGGTGATGATCTTGTTGTACGTGGAGGACACCAGGTTGGACAGAAGCTCGGCTGCGGTCTGACACACAATGGGGCTTCCCTGGATCTGTCCATCAACATTCCCAAAAAATAATCCCATCACAATCACACCTCTTACACCTCACCTCATCCAAACACGTACATTATCATCACACAAAATAACATGGAGACATTCCATAATAAACTATTCAAATGATAGAAATAAATTCTtcctaattaataaatacatttaaattcttGCAATGTTTTTCTTACAATTCATATAAAACCTTAATAACTGATATTTTTTCATAAGTGTTTTATATATTCTTCAAGAATAGATGAACTGACGATGAACTTAAAACGTATTGATGAATTGTTCagttaaaaagattaaataaacgAATGCATGagatttattataatattggtgaatataatgtattttaaatggatatttatattttagtgtttgttggtcggtgttttgtttttaaacacaagTTTTATATCATTATAGCAAATGAACCGattaagaataaaaatgtaatacttttttaatatatatatatatatatatatatatatataaaaatagtgtTTTGtatttacagtggatataaaaaagtttacacacccctgcaacgtttttgtgatgtaaaaaaaaaataaaaaaaataaattaaatcgtgtcagaacctttttcacctttattgtgaaatcgCAACACACGTGACGAACACCCGGAGATGtttttgtgggggaaaaaagaaaaacgaaaaACTTCCAATCCCCAGAATGCagaagtctacacacccttttataactgtGAACcaggcagtgttcagaatccaccaatcacattcacactcatgTTCAGTACTAATCAGTGTACACCTGCCCTCAATTAAACTGACTGATTAACTGATTAGATAAAGTCCAGCTGTTCCTCTAGGATTCTCCTGACATCTCCTGGGTAACCTCCAAGTGGAAAAGCCCTGGGCCACAAAGATCTTACAGAGCAGGTACGGGATCTCGCTGTTGAGAAATATCAAccaggagagggttacaaaaaacttccaaggcattggatagaccatggaacactgtaaagataaTCATCAACACGTGAAGAAAATATGTCCCGACAGGGACACTACTAACGtcaggacgtccctctaaaacTAATGAGAAGATCATTTGTAGATCATTTCCTCTCTGGATAAACGCGTCTGCTACGTGAATAGATGTACACGTGAGATCAGGAGAAACTGCTCAGGGAGGATGCcgagaggcctacagcaacacaGGTTCCACAGAGGAACGGCTTCACCGAGACAagttcacaaaaacctgccattttaacaggggtgtgtatactttttatatccagtgtACGTATTTatgaatgtctttttatttaaaaatatatatatttctaaaacatgaaaataagatTCCATGCATGATTTTATAATCAAATAATTAGAACACAAAAtcttatcaaataaaaatgctgttttttttaaatattgtatttataataGTTTAAAAGTCATTGAAATGAAAGGGAACGACTCACGCTGAGCCCGTCCCCAGTGTCGAGGGGGAAGATGATGGCCTCGGCCATGTCCATGAGCAGCTGTTGATGGTGCAGCTGGATGTAGGTGAGCATGGCGGGCTGCATGCTGATTACAATCTCCTTCTGTATGGGTGTGCTGAGGAACCGAACCACGTTGTCCTTCACCTCCTGCTCCATGTCCTTCAGCGTCACCACGGAGACGGCATTCCCCTGGGACGACGCTTCGATGCTGCATGGGTCCTGAGTCAGGAGTAAGGTTTTCCACTCCTCAGAGTTGATCATGTACTCGTACTCAGGATCCACGGGCAGGACGAACTCGCTGACCGCGCCTTTTATCACCTCGCTCGCCCGGGTCACCATCTGCGTGGAGGCGGAGCTTACATTCAGCACTCCCCCCGTTACCGCGTACGTGCAGGGCAGTCCTTGGTCCTTCAGCTTGTCGGTCAGTTTGTCTCTGACGTCCTGTCTCTGGAGGAAGTCGGCTTTCAGAGCGCTGACGGGGACGTGGACCTGCGACACGCCGCTCAGGAACTCCAGCAGCTTGCTCTTCAGTTTCTCAGCTTGGTCTCGGGCGGGGCCTTTCACCTCCACGCTGTTCTGCGTCACTCTGATCTCGTACCCGGGGTGAGACTTTCTCAGCTTGTCAGGAAGGTCGGAGAGGGCGAGGAGGTCACGTTTAGCAGGGTCGGGGACGGAGATGTGGCAGACGCAGGGCTGTTGTTCAGGTGGAGGTTGAACGACCTGCGAAGTGTTTGTGGGAAGGTCTGCATGTTGTGGAGTCACCTGGAGGTCAGGTGTCGGGTCCTCCTTACTGTGGGACAGTGATGATGCACCGCTGAGGAGATCAGAGTGTGTGCTGCTCGCAGGTGATACGGCGCTAACCTGATCATCTACACCCTGACCCGTCCCGTTCTGTAAACTCGTCTCAGACGCTCCTTCCTCCGAGtgcaaaaaagaataataaggTTTCACAATCAAGTCCATCTGCTCCAGTCTGTGAGGCTTCTGAAGTACGCGGTCCACAGCTATTTAACACAAAGATCCCAAAAAAGTCATTTCATCTTCACACAAGTCTCGATTAAACGTGTCATAATAAAAAACTGGACAGAAATGAGATAAAACACTCAAACAGCAGCTGAACCTCTGAGTACACTGATCTGAGATActgcttgtgggcgtggctaaaaaTTCTAATGAGCATGCTTAACGGACACCTGTGTAGCAGTTACACAGTTACTACCACTTGCTCAGCTTCTGTGTAATGGGTGTAACCTCTGTGTAGTGGGTGTGGCATCTctgtcagttccagtgaaggacaTGCAGCCTGTGTGTATTAGATGTGGCTTCTATGTGTGGTGGGTGTGACCTTTGTGGTGAGCGTGGCCagtgtgtggcctgtgtgtggtgggtgtggcctgtgtgtggtgggtgtggcCTGTATATAGTGGGTGTGACCTGATtatggcctgtgtgtgtggtctgtatGTAGTGGGTGTGACCTGTgtagtgggtgtggcctgtgcGTAGCGTATTGCAGCGCCGTTGAGAAAGAGAAGTACGACACCGCCATAGACTCCTGTAGGAATCGGAGAACGCGGAAGTGACGCGTGTCCTGGGGGAACCGAAAGTTCCAAACACTGAATCCCATTCATTTCCCAAACACAGCCGCTGGTAAATTATCGCATTTTTAAAACGCATTTGCTGGTATTTTATGTATCCAGCTCTAGTTGATGTTTATCGTCAGAGAAAGTCTCTAACTGCAGTTAGCCTGAGTGACACTTCACTAGCCTCCATAACCGGAAGTCAGCTGGCCTACAGTGACCTCACATTCACTGCGGGTCTTGGCGTTGGTTCACATATCCCTGGatatattatacaataaaatCCCTGGatatattatacaataaaatCCCTGGATATGTTATACAATAAAATCCCTGGatatattatacaataaaatCCCTGGatatattatacaataaaatCCCTGGAtatgttatataataaaatccctggatatattatacaataaaatCCCTGGatatattatacaataaaatCCCTGGatatattatacaataaaatCCCTGGatatattatacaataaaatCCCTGGATATGTTATACAATAAAATCCCTGGATATGTTATACAATAAAATCCCTGGATATGTTATACAATAAAATCCCTGGAtatgttatataataaaatccCTGGATATGTTATACAATAAAATCCCTGGAtatgttatataataaaatccctggatatattatacaataaaatCCCTGGAtatgttatataataaaatccCTGGATATGTTATACAGTAAAATCCCTGGAtatgttatataataaaatccCTGGATATGTTATACAATAAAATCCCTGGAtatgttatataataaaatccctggatatgttatataataaaatccCTGGATATATTCTATAATAAAATCCCTGGATATATTCTATAATAAAATCCCTGGATATATTCTATAATAAAATGTCTTGCTGAATGTAACTGTTCACcttgtttattttacactatTGACCAAGCTTCCTTCGTGGGTTAAACTGAGCAGTTGCTTGCACTCACTGATATTCacttggtgtgtgtgattacgtGAAAGTCTTAACAtaagataaaaatattaatttattcatacagTAAATATAGTCTACGTTATGGGAGCGATCCCCTTTTCCTCCAAACGTGAAGACAGGAAAACTGATGAAGGctgtctctccatcactccccaGAGGAAATGCTACTctaaatgtagtcagtgtagAAATCAAAGCACACTGTGTGTTAATATTCACGGAAAATTGCTGCTGCTGTCTGTCGCGCTTAAACACGTTCAAACAGGTTGACAGCACGGACGTATTTGGAATGATTGCGAGCGACGTGAACCACGTGACCGCGCTGCGGCGAGATCAAAGCGTGtcgcaactctctctctcatcggCGCTGGTGTATCGCATTTGAACAGCTCTATACGCCGTAAGATATTAAACGCGGTGTGTCTTATCGTGCAGGGAGAGAAGCGTTCACCTACACTGCACATCTTTAAAGGAGACTTTAGCCAGTTGTTCAGAGATCCTGCTCACGGCCGTCACGTCCCCTCCTCCGCTGCGGCTGCTCTCAAAGTACAGCGTGAGCAGATCGTCGGTCAGGTCGGGGGTCAGGTTTCCCACCACGACGGAGTCTGTGCACTCCACCTGCTCCAGAGTGAGCCTCGCCCCGTCCAGCGCTCGCTTGGAAACTTTGCTGCGCATCTTCTCAAAATCTGTAACGAAATGTCCAACAACCACGCGTGAGATGTTTAATTGGGTAAGAACACGTGGCGTTACCGTGCGTTTCTACTCGCTGACCCTCGGCTGCAGGCTGGTGGAGATGAATGAGGACCAGGTCTTTCCCCGGAGACAGATAGAGGGTGTAGTTATCCGTGTCGACCCCTGTCAGGTTCTCCACGTAAAGCTCCAGCATATCACGGTTGGTGGTCTGAGAGAGGCCGCGCAGCACTAGTTTCCCATCAtcctttgggggttttttgcgTACAATCAGTCTGGCATCGCTGAGAGTGTGGGGGCTTTTCTGCACGACTCCCATCGCAtctattcaacacacacacacacacacacatctagtgCTCTGTTTGTAAAGTACACAAGGAATatgataaaacatttcataCATAAGAGTCTCACCCTTCACATTTTCAAACACCAGTACGGCTTTGTCTCCTGTCCTCTTCACAGAAATGACGTTCCCTCCTCCAGACCTCCTCCTGTTTTCAAAGTAGAGCAACAGCAGGTCGTCATCCAAGTCATCGGGGATCTGAAGGACCTCCACGCTGCGATCTTCCAGGCTTCCATCCTCCATCCTGATCATCAGAGAAGAAACACAGCAGACGGGAAATTCATTTAGGCTGTGTTCCAATCCTCTTCCAATGAAGTAAAGTCCCTTCGTGACGGAGAATCAGAACGAATCTAACAAGTAAtggatttataaaaatgtgtgtgtgtatatatatatatatattttttaaagattttggGTTGACGTAATTACTTTAAAAGTGCAGGCGATCAAGTCACCTTATTTCTAAAACTGATTTCAAACATCTGACCAACGTTATCAGTTACCAGAGTCATTAAAGTCTGTAACCTTCTGATAACAGCGTGCCTTAAAGAGAGAGACGATGTATAGAGCACTTCCAgtccacaacaacaacaatactcaTTAAATTATTATCGAACAATGTTAACCCCTACACAGATGATCACAAGCTAGTTTagtgaaatgttaaaaatgtcaaCATGCAGCACAAACCTGTTGCTCAAACCCTGAACTCATGCATGATGTCACACTGCTTCAGGGAAACGGAGCTCTCTTatttcaaatcaaataaaaacgtGTTAGAGCGATAcggatatatacatatatgtgtttatatatttatttatacacacacatgtacataatatggatcatgttcattattttttttaaatcatttctcttGAACAGAAACTGAAACCAACCTGCTAGCTCAGTGTTCCATTAAACAACAGCGTATTAACAGTTTATAaatgatttacacacacacacacacacacacactgtgcgaATTAAAACAATAGGATATAAGTGTGTAAAGTTGATATTTTAATGTCTCACCTGAAACGCTGCTTTGTTTCAGATCATGACGCGAAAATCTGTTTTACTTccggttatttttatttatttatttcacgcAGTATCCAAACGACTTTTGAAAACAACGcaaatattacacatttaacatttttaaacgtGTTAACGGATTACAATTTTGTATAAATCAGCGACAGAGAACCTTTAGTCAAGTATAATACAgctatttctgtttatttttaatgcggaaaaa
The sequence above is drawn from the Ictalurus furcatus strain D&B chromosome 24, Billie_1.0, whole genome shotgun sequence genome and encodes:
- the parp10 gene encoding uncharacterized protein parp10; amino-acid sequence: MEDGSLEDRSVEVLQIPDDLDDDLLLLYFENRRRSGGGNVISVKRTGDKAVLVFENVKDAMGVVQKSPHTLSDARLIVRKKPPKDDGKLVLRGLSQTTNRDMLELYVENLTGVDTDNYTLYLSPGKDLVLIHLHQPAAEDFEKMRSKVSKRALDGARLTLEQVECTDSVVVGNLTPDLTDDLLTLYFESSRSGGGDVTAVSRISEQLAKVSFKDVQSVDRVLQKPHRLEQMDLIVKPYYSFLHSEEGASETSLQNGTGQGVDDQVSAVSPASSTHSDLLSGASSLSHSKEDPTPDLQVTPQHADLPTNTSQVVQPPPEQQPCVCHISVPDPAKRDLLALSDLPDKLRKSHPGYEIRVTQNSVEVKGPARDQAEKLKSKLLEFLSGVSQVHVPVSALKADFLQRQDVRDKLTDKLKDQGLPCTYAVTGGVLNVSSASTQMVTRASEVIKGAVSEFVLPVDPEYEYMINSEEWKTLLLTQDPCSIEASSQGNAVSVVTLKDMEQEVKDNVVRFLSTPIQKEIVISMQPAMLTYIQLHHQQLLMDMAEAIIFPLDTGDGLSIQGSPIVCQTAAELLSNLVSSTYNKIITVNQPGIARFLLHDPEGMSILGEMTAKFQVYINLERVHWEPLEDQDIFALAWKMSQNFVRTSSAQCLTDLEASELAATDKDTSARIEEAKKILSLLESDRPHTAAAEEEEEEEEMDLYSDLSSREQIETQDSSTAENQQGDRVSLDEDAYLSLAIQLSMEQSQDPDRLAEEELQKVLQLSKDEAMSVDETHMLEKVVDVSLQDAIRAANTAQIEVFACYTHDLVRVDIALGKKVGLRQCEEKLQHKSFRKLSAFHRRCLDLIRRKHGVEIQIQGTTAIISGFKHYVAGAMPDLNELLEKAAGGTTDAEILKTVQWVWHDREHSAATPYPPEATVFIENAWRMKQDKLDILFNNQPYIIDFTKMQELSVSSGRAVPVSRKLVSSVDLYTEFQDDYSLLSDVPDAVRLQKDSEEYNEVTAEFFSGLSAEQNNVQIVKVEKLMNRLLYSQYRLKKADMEQKVRGDVERTLYHGTSESSVKEICIHGFNRSFCGKNATAFGQGVYFAVKSSYSFSDTYSPPNADGHKFIFVARVLTGDFIQGKHDMRAAPLRQESGIPVRYHSVVDTVREPTLFVIFNDTQAYPQYLITCLKGPV